The proteins below are encoded in one region of Sphingobium yanoikuyae:
- a CDS encoding sensor histidine kinase, whose translation MRFNDIMQTVLAADDRSGVGAVTLWRQCVDLLAQHDRYDRPPMDAPDREALLGRLAQLRPQLSEMQRIATVVELGGRLRSASLIRFFAGDRPAIAGAAMARARLSDPLWAALLPHLSPTARGVLRGRRDIGPETRQGLEAFGPTDLVLTSGTSVREADMLLTADMALAAEPVVEPEVAPQPVAEPGPDQIRNLVDRIARFTSTRRPPEETPPQDIIVAPVTQPALRAEQPHFFAFETDSTGVLVWVDQGPRAALVGLSLGEIALEGASGPDGHVAGAFQRRSGFQNGRFTIIGGMMAGEWRLSATPFFDPRSGRFQGYRGQARRPYLHEVATTPSGPVTIAGLSADSLRQLVHELRTPLNAILGFAEIIEQELFGPAGVEYREMAGNIAVDARHLLAAFDDLDLAAKVSRGDGIGAPQTIDPALLVMQVAARFRDQDGRAVTPIDIAVSQDLPQISIDPVQGERMVQHLLRTLISVAPEGEAVTGACWFQPDGASGKVVLAIDRPSTLSGMDEAHLLDPGYTPEGDWADGPLLGLGFSLRLIRSLAAGCGGSLDVGPDRFLLRIPVDGMEEDVVGNG comes from the coding sequence TTGCGCTTCAACGACATCATGCAAACCGTGCTGGCTGCTGACGATCGCAGCGGCGTGGGCGCGGTGACGCTGTGGCGGCAATGCGTCGACCTGCTGGCGCAGCATGATCGCTATGATCGTCCCCCCATGGACGCACCCGATCGCGAGGCTCTGCTCGGCCGATTGGCCCAGTTGCGGCCGCAACTGTCTGAAATGCAGCGAATCGCGACCGTCGTCGAACTGGGTGGCCGGCTGCGTTCGGCCAGCCTGATCCGCTTCTTTGCCGGTGACCGTCCGGCGATCGCCGGCGCGGCGATGGCACGCGCCCGCCTGTCCGATCCGCTGTGGGCTGCACTGCTGCCGCATCTCAGCCCCACGGCGCGCGGTGTGCTGCGCGGCCGTCGCGACATCGGCCCCGAAACGCGGCAGGGGCTCGAAGCGTTTGGCCCGACCGACCTGGTGCTGACCAGCGGCACGAGCGTCCGCGAAGCCGACATGCTGTTGACCGCGGACATGGCGCTCGCGGCCGAGCCCGTGGTCGAGCCGGAAGTTGCGCCGCAGCCGGTGGCCGAACCTGGCCCCGACCAGATCCGCAACCTGGTCGACCGCATCGCGCGCTTCACCAGCACCCGGCGCCCGCCCGAAGAGACGCCGCCGCAGGACATCATCGTCGCGCCGGTGACGCAGCCCGCGCTGCGCGCCGAACAGCCGCATTTCTTCGCGTTCGAGACGGATTCGACCGGCGTGCTGGTCTGGGTGGACCAGGGACCGCGTGCCGCGCTGGTCGGCCTGTCGCTCGGCGAAATCGCGCTGGAAGGGGCGAGCGGTCCCGATGGCCATGTCGCCGGCGCCTTCCAGCGCCGCAGCGGCTTCCAGAATGGCCGCTTCACCATCATCGGCGGGATGATGGCAGGCGAATGGCGCCTGTCGGCAACCCCCTTCTTCGATCCGCGGTCCGGCCGGTTCCAGGGCTATCGCGGCCAGGCACGGCGCCCCTATCTGCACGAAGTGGCGACGACGCCGTCGGGACCGGTGACGATCGCCGGCCTGTCGGCGGATTCGCTGCGCCAGCTGGTGCATGAACTGCGCACGCCGCTGAACGCGATCCTGGGCTTTGCCGAGATTATCGAACAGGAATTGTTCGGCCCGGCCGGCGTCGAATATCGCGAGATGGCCGGCAATATCGCGGTTGATGCGCGCCATTTGCTGGCGGCGTTTGACGATCTGGATCTGGCGGCGAAGGTGTCGCGCGGCGATGGTATCGGTGCGCCGCAGACGATCGATCCGGCATTGTTGGTGATGCAGGTCGCGGCCCGTTTCCGCGACCAGGATGGCCGGGCGGTGACGCCGATCGACATCGCCGTGTCGCAGGATCTGCCGCAGATCAGCATCGATCCGGTGCAGGGCGAGCGCATGGTGCAGCATCTGCTGCGCACGCTGATTTCGGTCGCGCCCGAGGGCGAGGCGGTAACGGGCGCCTGCTGGTTCCAGCCTGATGGCGCGTCGGGCAAGGTGGTGCTGGCGATTGATCGCCCGTCGACGCTGAGCGGCATGGACGAGGCGCATCTGCTCGATCCGGGCTATACGCCGGAGGGCGACTGGGCCGACGGACCGTTGCTGGGGCTGGGCTTCTCGCTGCGTCTGATCCGCAGCCTGGCGGCCGGTTGCGGCGGCAGCCTGGATGTCGGCCCGGACCGTTTCCTGCTGCGCATCCCGGTCGACGGGATGGAAGAGGATGTCGTTGGCAATGGCTGA
- a CDS encoding polysaccharide deacetylase family protein has protein sequence MQSAHHHDGNLLRAPLPEDMIALPAAFGTRFMLFVDTEEEFDWNAPFRREGHGVTALAGMARGQAYFAAAGVKPVYVTDYPVVDSDAAAGMMGAWVAAGEADVGAHLHPWVNPPHVEDVNAANSYVGSLPEAVEAAKLEALCRRIEDRFGQRPIAYRAGRYGVGPNSARLLEAAGFRLDTSVRSRFDYSHQHGPDFHGLPQNPYWAGPTRSLVELPLSTAITGLLRGGGEGLYRATQAMGPLAGALARARMLSRVPLTPEGITAAEATAAIDALIEEGVRVLNFSFHSPTLEPGHTPYVRDESDRTAFYGWWDRVLSHLARRGVAAVSLDQLLDAIPARGKACQAA, from the coding sequence ATGCAATCAGCTCATCATCATGACGGCAATCTGCTTCGGGCGCCGCTGCCCGAGGACATGATTGCGCTTCCTGCCGCGTTCGGCACCCGTTTCATGCTGTTCGTCGATACCGAGGAGGAGTTCGACTGGAACGCCCCCTTCCGCCGGGAAGGCCATGGGGTGACGGCGCTGGCCGGCATGGCGCGCGGTCAGGCCTATTTTGCGGCGGCCGGGGTGAAGCCCGTCTATGTGACCGACTATCCGGTGGTGGACAGCGATGCGGCCGCCGGGATGATGGGGGCGTGGGTGGCTGCGGGCGAGGCCGATGTCGGCGCGCATCTCCACCCCTGGGTCAATCCGCCCCATGTCGAGGATGTGAATGCCGCCAATTCCTATGTCGGTTCGCTGCCCGAGGCGGTGGAGGCAGCCAAGCTGGAGGCGCTGTGCCGGCGGATCGAGGATCGCTTCGGTCAGCGGCCGATCGCCTATCGGGCGGGGCGCTATGGCGTCGGCCCCAACAGTGCGCGGCTGCTGGAGGCGGCAGGCTTTCGCCTCGATACATCGGTGCGCAGCCGGTTCGATTACAGCCATCAGCATGGCCCCGATTTCCATGGCCTGCCGCAAAATCCCTATTGGGCGGGGCCGACCCGCAGCCTGGTCGAATTGCCCTTGTCGACGGCGATCACCGGCCTGTTGCGGGGCGGGGGCGAGGGGCTTTATCGCGCGACCCAGGCGATGGGGCCGCTGGCCGGTGCGCTGGCGCGGGCGCGGATGCTTTCGCGCGTGCCGCTGACGCCCGAAGGCATCACCGCAGCCGAAGCGACGGCGGCGATCGACGCGCTGATCGAGGAAGGCGTGCGCGTCCTTAATTTCAGTTTCCATTCGCCCACGCTGGAGCCGGGCCACACGCCCTATGTCCGTGACGAGTCCGATCGCACCGCCTTTTACGGCTGGTGGGATAGGGTGCTGAGCCATCTGGCGCGGCGCGGCGTGGCGGCGGTCAGCCTGGATCAGTTGCTGGATGCCATTCCGGCGCGCGGGAAGGCTTGCCAAGCCGCCTGA
- a CDS encoding Ca2+-dependent phosphoinositide-specific phospholipase C, which produces MRGIGPAIAPAIALATAALTLVGAAAPRAMNDIQVVGSHNSFKARIPAAVMARIRAIEPRLADGLDYYHLPLTQQLDAGVRQLELDIFADPQGGRYADPKGEQWAREAGEQTGFDRQAMLKPGFKTFHIPDVDYLSTCPALIQCLAEVDRWSRAHPDHLPIMITINAADTSSNRPGISNPIGLDDKGLLDALDAEIRSVLPGRRLITPDEVRGKARTLRDAVRTHGWPSLDAARGRIYIMLDVRDAVSNVYRDGHASLAGRAMFGWYPDDQPESAIQIVQDPLVDGAKISAWVKQGVIVRTRTDANTVEARAGDHRKARAAMASGAQAVSTDYYPGAPDPLRRSFSVTLPEGVMARCNPVRIAAGCAALPCVCAD; this is translated from the coding sequence ATGCGCGGGATCGGACCAGCCATCGCCCCTGCCATCGCTCTCGCCACCGCCGCGCTGACCCTGGTCGGCGCGGCGGCCCCCCGGGCCATGAACGATATCCAGGTGGTGGGATCGCATAACAGCTTCAAGGCACGGATACCCGCGGCGGTCATGGCCAGGATCAGAGCGATCGAGCCGCGGCTCGCCGATGGGCTGGACTATTATCATCTGCCGCTCACCCAGCAGCTGGATGCCGGCGTTCGCCAGCTTGAACTCGACATCTTCGCCGACCCGCAGGGCGGCCGCTATGCCGATCCCAAGGGCGAGCAATGGGCGCGGGAGGCCGGCGAACAGACCGGGTTCGACCGTCAGGCGATGCTGAAGCCGGGCTTCAAGACGTTCCACATTCCCGATGTCGACTATCTCAGCACCTGCCCGGCGCTGATCCAATGCCTGGCCGAGGTCGATCGCTGGTCACGCGCGCACCCTGATCACCTGCCGATCATGATCACCATCAATGCGGCCGACACATCGTCGAACCGACCGGGGATCAGCAATCCGATCGGACTGGACGACAAGGGGCTGCTGGATGCGCTCGATGCCGAAATCCGATCCGTCCTGCCGGGCAGGCGGCTCATCACTCCCGATGAGGTGCGCGGCAAGGCCAGGACGCTGCGCGATGCGGTGCGCACCCATGGATGGCCCAGCCTGGATGCCGCGCGAGGCCGCATCTACATCATGCTCGACGTGCGCGATGCGGTCTCCAACGTCTATCGCGATGGCCATGCTTCGCTGGCGGGGCGGGCGATGTTCGGCTGGTATCCCGACGATCAGCCCGAATCCGCGATCCAGATCGTGCAGGATCCGCTGGTCGATGGTGCCAAGATCAGCGCATGGGTGAAGCAGGGCGTCATCGTGCGCACGCGGACCGATGCCAATACGGTGGAGGCACGCGCCGGCGATCATCGCAAGGCACGGGCGGCCATGGCCAGCGGCGCCCAGGCGGTCAGCACGGACTATTATCCCGGTGCGCCCGATCCGTTGCGCCGAAGCTTTTCGGTGACGCTGCCGGAAGGCGTAATGGCGCGGTGCAATCCGGTCCGCATTGCGGCGGGGTGCGCGGCCCTACCTTGCGTTTGCGCTGACTGA
- a CDS encoding TonB-dependent receptor, with translation MSRSSRMLCAPLPLAIFALVLSSPVQAQSVAPAADQAVPADGQDDGAIVVTGTYARSLAAATETKRKAAYGVDSIASTDIGKFPTQNVAEALQLITGVAITRPRGEGLYVSVRGLGPQFQSTLVNGRTVAINDLIENGGAAGRQFRFEMLPAEFVSQIDVVKTPTADMTEGALGGNIDVKTFHPLDVGNKTTVNLRGTYTSMTDKVRPNATVLTSFKTRDDQFGFLVGAQYWAKSVRNDRFYNTGWNLNKFVQPANPVAGAEYLPAGYYTPTRTRPTIETEDRKRLSGLISAQWRPSDELETTLDVSLTRLDVEYDEFGLDIYPDDPGTYLVPGSVTLDGNTVTKATINNVRFMASREYSLNRHDLINVGLKQVWNPGDWHVSANANWSYAHSFHPSYAEGTVRSRMQIIAPLTYDASGGYKVAPTLSTPVDVSNPANYIYYPFNIAPKNSKDWDTYARLDVGRDLNGFITKIQAGGEYHWRKRDYWRRDFTVNITGNPPISQVVPGGYEALPFDDAFSNIPGNFPRNWATPITSAFYDTLFTDAIANAPLTAGDMRASYVVTEKILGGYVRADYGFDLGSVGITGNVGLRYVHTDQVASGTLTLGTTPTPASFPKTFNNWLPSFNLRAELTPSLIGRLAASRVLTRPNMTQTAPQISVSTDAPTASGGNPDLKPFLATQFDGSLEWYFRPNASLTGALFYKKMDDYITAQNVNTEIPGRGTVLLSTQVNGGTAKVYGIEAAYNQVFDFLPAPFDGLGFQASYTHTEVESNYTAGARPIVDQLIGLSKDSYNLVGFYDKGPISARLSYVWRGEYLSGNGSTTQTESYVAPFGSLDGNLSIRVLPKTLVSLEAINLAGARAYSYNGIKERFNEIQYYGRTFLFGIRTEF, from the coding sequence ATGTCACGTTCATCGCGCATGCTTTGCGCGCCGCTTCCGCTCGCCATTTTTGCGCTGGTCCTGTCGTCGCCGGTCCAGGCGCAAAGCGTTGCACCGGCTGCCGATCAGGCTGTACCTGCCGATGGGCAGGACGATGGCGCAATCGTCGTCACCGGCACCTATGCCCGCAGCCTGGCGGCCGCGACCGAGACGAAGCGCAAGGCCGCCTATGGCGTCGATTCCATCGCATCCACCGACATCGGCAAGTTCCCGACCCAGAATGTCGCCGAAGCGTTGCAGCTTATCACCGGTGTCGCGATCACCCGTCCGCGCGGCGAAGGCCTGTATGTCAGCGTCCGTGGCCTTGGTCCGCAATTCCAGAGCACGCTGGTCAACGGTCGCACCGTCGCGATCAACGACCTCATCGAAAATGGCGGTGCAGCCGGGCGCCAGTTCCGTTTCGAGATGCTGCCGGCCGAATTCGTGTCGCAGATCGACGTCGTCAAGACGCCGACCGCCGACATGACCGAGGGCGCGCTGGGCGGCAATATCGACGTCAAGACCTTCCACCCGCTGGACGTGGGCAACAAGACCACGGTGAATCTGCGCGGCACCTATACCAGCATGACCGACAAGGTGCGGCCGAACGCCACCGTGCTGACCAGCTTCAAGACCAGGGACGATCAGTTCGGCTTCCTGGTCGGCGCCCAATATTGGGCCAAGTCGGTGCGCAACGACCGTTTCTACAATACCGGCTGGAACCTGAACAAATTCGTGCAGCCCGCCAATCCGGTTGCGGGCGCCGAATATCTGCCTGCCGGCTATTACACGCCGACCCGCACCCGTCCCACGATCGAAACCGAAGACCGCAAGCGTCTTTCGGGCCTGATCTCGGCGCAGTGGCGCCCTTCGGACGAACTGGAAACGACGCTGGACGTGTCGCTGACGCGGCTGGACGTCGAATATGACGAGTTCGGTCTCGACATCTATCCCGACGATCCGGGCACCTATCTGGTGCCGGGGTCGGTGACGCTGGACGGTAATACGGTCACCAAGGCGACGATCAACAATGTCCGCTTCATGGCCTCGCGCGAATATAGCCTCAACCGCCACGACCTGATCAATGTCGGCCTGAAGCAGGTGTGGAATCCGGGCGACTGGCATGTTTCGGCCAATGCCAACTGGTCCTATGCCCATAGCTTCCACCCCAGCTATGCCGAAGGCACGGTGCGCAGCCGCATGCAGATCATCGCGCCGCTGACCTATGACGCGTCGGGCGGGTACAAGGTCGCGCCGACGCTCAGCACGCCGGTCGACGTCAGCAATCCGGCCAATTACATCTATTATCCGTTCAACATCGCCCCCAAGAACAGCAAGGACTGGGACACTTATGCCCGCCTTGACGTGGGCCGCGACCTCAACGGCTTCATCACCAAGATCCAGGCCGGTGGCGAATATCATTGGCGCAAGCGCGACTATTGGCGCCGCGACTTCACCGTGAACATCACCGGCAACCCGCCAATCTCGCAGGTCGTGCCGGGCGGCTATGAAGCACTGCCCTTCGATGATGCCTTCTCGAACATTCCGGGCAATTTCCCGCGCAACTGGGCAACGCCCATCACCAGCGCCTTCTATGACACGCTGTTCACCGACGCGATCGCCAACGCGCCGCTGACGGCGGGCGACATGCGCGCTTCCTATGTCGTCACGGAAAAGATCCTTGGTGGCTATGTCCGCGCGGATTATGGCTTCGATCTGGGCAGCGTGGGCATCACCGGCAATGTCGGCCTGCGCTATGTCCACACCGACCAGGTGGCGAGCGGCACGCTGACGCTGGGCACCACGCCGACCCCGGCAAGCTTCCCCAAGACGTTCAACAACTGGCTGCCCAGCTTCAACCTGCGCGCCGAACTGACGCCCAGCCTGATCGGCCGCCTGGCGGCCAGCCGGGTGCTGACCCGCCCAAACATGACCCAGACCGCGCCGCAGATCAGCGTGTCGACCGATGCCCCGACCGCGAGCGGCGGCAACCCGGACCTCAAGCCGTTCCTGGCGACGCAGTTCGACGGTTCGCTGGAATGGTATTTCCGTCCCAATGCGTCGCTGACCGGCGCGCTCTTCTACAAGAAGATGGACGATTATATCACCGCGCAGAACGTCAACACCGAGATTCCGGGGCGTGGCACGGTGCTGCTGAGCACCCAGGTCAATGGCGGTACGGCCAAGGTCTATGGCATCGAGGCGGCCTATAACCAGGTTTTCGATTTCCTGCCGGCCCCGTTCGATGGCCTGGGGTTCCAGGCGTCCTACACCCATACCGAAGTGGAATCGAACTATACCGCCGGTGCGCGGCCGATCGTCGATCAGTTGATCGGCCTGTCGAAGGACAGCTACAATCTTGTCGGCTTCTACGACAAGGGACCGATTTCGGCACGCCTGTCCTATGTATGGCGCGGCGAATATCTGTCCGGCAATGGCAGCACGACCCAGACCGAATCCTATGTGGCGCCGTTCGGATCGCTCGACGGCAACCTGTCCATCCGGGTGCTGCCCAAGACGCTGGTCAGCCTGGAGGCGATCAACCTCGCCGGGGCCAGGGCCTATTCCTACAATGGCATCAAGGAGCGGTTCAACGAGATCCAATATTATGGCCGCACCTTCCTGTTCGGCATCCGGACCGAATTCTGA
- a CDS encoding EAL domain-containing protein codes for MFDIYFCIRDDHDLRLVAAAGLICAISAIAIVLFLRRARDTKNIDHIRWAIASGGVGGFGVWSTHFTAMMGYDPGVILGYALVPTILSLLTVVSALTLAHMIALRSSALKARILAGLVVGLGIASMHYLGIYAIRIDADFRWSQPMVIASILLITAPAPLAFHFALDRRGYATGALAASSIVTGILSLHFAGMAALSLRPNRLEETGGLLLSTPQMGLAVAIVALGVLTVSIMAALSSARLHAAIGASEREFKVLVQGISDCAIYMLDRDGRVASWNAGAQRLKGYSSTEAMGLELSSFYSEEDRSAGLPRRGIETARQDGKFNAEGWRYRKDGSRFWAHVTIESVFDETGLFRGFAKITRDMTRMREDQLRLEETRSKLDVALSNMHQGLCLFDQNGHLTLANDRVSTLFDVSHEQCPPGTAFEELVRIAVAKRTGGAVAAEALEETLARHRACIENPDGGVLIADFADGSTFSIAHHALPDGGWVSTFDDITDRRRAEQRIEHMALHDELTGLPNRSSYNDSLDLALSQASRNGGKIAVIGIDLDRFKEVNDVHGHSTGDAVLQELARRMLGLLGRGEVVARFGGDEFAAFKSFENDDALDNFISRLERCLVEKIEMDGLSIHPGASLGIAIFPTDGSRREPLVNNADLAMYRAKATIGRQVCFYEQGMDEAARARRTLANDLREAVACDEFSLAYQVQKLVSTEAVVGYEALLRWQHPRDGWISPAEFIPIAEESGEILAIGEWVLRQACRDAANWPEPWRVAVNLSPVQLMHVDLIQIVTSALLESGLPAHRLELEITETALVSDKARALHILRQIKAIGVSIAMDDFGTGYSSLDTLNSFPFDKIKIDRSFLLDSETSHQARAIIRAVLALGHSLEVPVLAEGLETEDQLRLLRTEGCDEAQGYLWGRPTTSPSLEPERAPLKIEAA; via the coding sequence ATGTTCGATATCTATTTCTGCATCCGAGACGATCACGATCTTCGCCTCGTCGCGGCTGCAGGGCTAATTTGCGCCATATCCGCGATAGCGATTGTCCTGTTTCTGCGGCGCGCCCGGGATACGAAAAATATCGATCATATACGCTGGGCAATCGCGTCGGGAGGCGTTGGCGGCTTCGGGGTATGGTCGACGCACTTCACCGCCATGATGGGATATGACCCGGGCGTAATACTCGGCTATGCGCTCGTTCCCACAATATTGTCGCTCCTGACGGTCGTGAGCGCGCTCACCCTGGCACATATGATTGCCTTGCGATCCTCCGCCCTCAAGGCCCGCATTCTGGCGGGTCTAGTGGTTGGACTGGGTATCGCCTCGATGCATTATCTGGGCATCTACGCCATCAGGATCGATGCCGATTTCCGGTGGTCGCAACCGATGGTCATCGCATCCATCCTGCTCATAACCGCTCCAGCACCGCTAGCCTTTCATTTCGCCCTCGACCGGCGCGGTTACGCGACCGGGGCGCTAGCGGCCTCGTCCATAGTCACAGGCATATTGTCGCTCCATTTTGCCGGCATGGCTGCGCTATCCCTGCGTCCCAACCGTCTTGAGGAAACCGGAGGGCTTCTTCTTTCCACTCCGCAAATGGGCTTGGCCGTCGCCATTGTTGCATTGGGCGTCCTGACCGTCAGCATCATGGCGGCACTGTCGAGCGCACGACTGCATGCTGCCATCGGGGCTAGCGAGCGCGAGTTCAAGGTTCTTGTCCAAGGCATCAGCGATTGCGCAATCTATATGCTGGACCGGGACGGTCGCGTCGCTTCATGGAATGCCGGCGCACAGCGCCTGAAGGGCTATAGCAGCACCGAAGCCATGGGGTTGGAACTGTCCTCCTTCTACTCCGAAGAGGATCGATCGGCGGGCCTGCCGAGACGCGGCATAGAAACAGCGCGGCAAGATGGTAAATTCAATGCGGAAGGCTGGCGCTATCGCAAAGACGGCAGCCGATTTTGGGCTCATGTGACGATCGAGTCCGTCTTTGACGAAACAGGACTCTTCCGTGGCTTCGCCAAGATCACGCGCGATATGACCCGAATGAGGGAAGATCAATTGCGGTTGGAGGAGACGCGGTCAAAACTCGACGTCGCCCTGTCCAACATGCATCAAGGCCTCTGCCTCTTCGACCAAAATGGGCACCTGACATTGGCAAATGACAGGGTGAGCACGCTGTTCGACGTCTCTCACGAGCAATGCCCGCCTGGAACCGCTTTCGAGGAACTTGTTCGGATTGCGGTAGCCAAGCGCACCGGAGGTGCGGTCGCCGCAGAGGCACTGGAAGAAACTCTGGCCCGACACCGGGCCTGTATCGAAAATCCGGATGGCGGCGTTCTGATTGCTGATTTTGCGGATGGCTCGACCTTTTCCATTGCCCATCATGCGCTGCCAGATGGTGGCTGGGTGTCCACCTTCGACGATATCACGGATCGTCGTCGGGCGGAGCAACGCATCGAACATATGGCACTGCATGACGAACTGACGGGTCTGCCGAACAGATCGAGCTATAATGATAGTCTCGATCTCGCGCTCAGCCAGGCAAGTCGAAATGGCGGAAAGATCGCCGTGATCGGCATCGACCTTGATCGCTTCAAGGAAGTGAACGATGTGCATGGCCATTCAACGGGCGATGCAGTCCTGCAGGAACTGGCTCGACGCATGCTAGGCCTATTGGGTCGAGGCGAGGTCGTCGCTCGCTTCGGCGGCGATGAGTTTGCCGCGTTCAAATCGTTTGAAAATGACGATGCGCTGGACAATTTCATCTCCCGCCTGGAGCGCTGCCTGGTCGAGAAGATCGAAATGGATGGCCTCTCCATCCATCCTGGCGCGAGCCTTGGCATCGCCATTTTCCCAACGGACGGCTCCCGCCGAGAGCCGTTGGTGAACAATGCCGATCTTGCCATGTACCGGGCAAAAGCGACTATTGGTCGTCAGGTCTGCTTCTACGAACAGGGCATGGACGAGGCCGCGCGCGCCCGCCGCACGCTCGCCAATGATCTGCGCGAGGCTGTCGCATGCGACGAGTTCAGTTTGGCATATCAGGTCCAGAAATTGGTCTCCACCGAGGCGGTGGTCGGATATGAGGCGCTATTGCGCTGGCAGCATCCACGCGATGGCTGGATCTCTCCGGCGGAATTCATCCCGATTGCCGAGGAAAGCGGGGAAATTCTGGCCATTGGCGAATGGGTTCTGCGCCAGGCGTGCCGTGATGCCGCCAACTGGCCTGAACCCTGGCGTGTGGCGGTCAACCTGTCGCCGGTACAACTCATGCATGTCGATCTCATCCAGATTGTCACATCGGCACTTCTGGAGAGCGGGTTGCCGGCGCATCGATTGGAACTGGAGATAACCGAAACCGCCCTTGTCAGTGACAAGGCCCGTGCCCTGCATATTCTGCGTCAAATCAAGGCGATTGGCGTTTCCATCGCGATGGACGATTTCGGCACAGGCTATTCGTCGCTCGATACGCTCAACTCCTTCCCCTTCGATAAGATCAAGATCGACCGTTCCTTCCTGCTGGATTCGGAAACCAGCCATCAGGCTCGGGCGATCATTCGTGCGGTCCTTGCGCTGGGACATAGCCTTGAAGTGCCAGTTTTGGCCGAAGGACTGGAAACCGAGGATCAGCTTCGGCTCCTTCGCACCGAAGGATGCGATGAAGCGCAAGGCTATCTATGGGGAAGGCCTACCACGAGCCCTAGCCTGGAACCCGAGCGCGCGCCCCTGAAAATCGAGGCTGCCTGA